A segment of the Desulfurococcus mucosus DSM 2162 genome:
TGAGCCTTCACTTCTGGCTGAATACGTTTAAAAGCTAATAAATGAATTTTAGGCATAGGTGTTCGTTGAAGTGTCCACAGGGGACACAGATAAACGAGTTCTAGTGCCACGCGACATACTGCCGGATCACATCGTAGGACTCGTAGAATCCCTCTACAGCTTAGGCGGTAGAGCAGACCCCATGCACATAGGGGATTTAACAGGTGAGTCCATAGCCCTCCTACCCAAAGTCATAGATGTCGCAGAGACATTGGGACTCGTGAAATATGAGAACGGATACCTCACTCTTGAAGAACCCGGTAGAAAGGTGGCTGAGGCCGACCCCAAGAGGCTGAGGAAGCTCTTAAGGGAGCTGGTCATCGAGAAGAAGGTTGAGCCCCTCCATGAGATTTACGAGATGCTGGTGAAGAGGAAGAGTATTCCGAGAGGCGAGTTAACACGGGTGATAGAGAAGCACTATA
Coding sequences within it:
- a CDS encoding AAA-associated domain-containing protein, which produces MFVEVSTGDTDKRVLVPRDILPDHIVGLVESLYSLGGRADPMHIGDLTGESIALLPKVIDVAETLGLVKYENGYLTLEEPGRKVAEADPKRLRKLLRELVIEKKVEPLHEIYEMLVKRKSIPRGELTRVIEKHYKRMDEGVARNILVWGAYLGMFKLSEDDSEVVLLASPRSKG